Genomic window (Zingiber officinale cultivar Zhangliang chromosome 2B, Zo_v1.1, whole genome shotgun sequence):
CGCTCAGCCCCAGTAAAGGACAAAGGGAGCAGTTGACACTATCTTCCTAGGAACTAGTGTCGTTGGCAAGAGGCATGGTCGGTGGcgtggtcagacagagaatcgtacgggggAAACTTCCACTGTCGCGTCAGATATATGCTCGTGCTATTAAAGTATGGCGTCCTGCACGCTTTCCTGACACATCCATTCCATgtatgctttgagaagcatgcacgCCTCGGGGAGCGTGCACACGCCTCTGGGGAGTCCtttataaggacccccagacatTGATGAAGGTATGCTCACTATTTTACTGTAGCTATAGTTCTTGTTTCTTCTTTGCTCTACTTCTTTCTGCTGGAGttttgacttgaacgtcggagggtcgtcgctgggaacccctccccggctcggcgTTGTGTTTGCAGGTTCACGGCGACAAAGGATCTACGTCTTGGAAGCCTTCGACTAGTCAACAGAAGtgtcacatccccagcgtccatctaCGACTGGATCAATTACAAATGAATTTTTATCTCTTTCTGtattagtaatgaaaataaaatgagaaaaatatttttatcatatttctatatttatttagTTGTATGTTCTTTTAAAGATTCATCTTTTCCTAATCTCGCTAATATTAtacaaaatattataaataatttatataatatttattaaaaatatagtTAAAAATATGACTTATAAATTAATATATACAAAACATAAAATATTAGTAGTCTTAATTTGAaatttacaaaagcacaacttctCTTGAGAATGAGTTAAACATCTATCAAAACTCTCAAGTTCCAAGCAAGAACTTGAATTATTTAATGACTTCTTAAGATAGCGAATTAGATTTTGATATTCTATGATAGTAGTCCTAgaagatttaaaattttcttatactcttcATCATAGAAAAAGAAATTCTAACTTGTCCAGTATTATTCGTTATTGTAGAATAGACATTAGTTTCGGAAGTAATATATAGGATGAATGACGATCTATTTTGTATCTTGACTCTTTGGAAATACAAGTATTACTTGATAATTGAACAAGAGCTATAAAAAAAACTACAAGAAATATAACTTTTAGATGATATGATAAAAGACGTTGATAGCAAAGGAGCTAAAATTATAGGAacaaaaaatgaaagtgaacaatAACATCCCATCCtaagataaaagaaaaaatataaatgaattaAGTGAGGTTTAATTTTTCTATATCCGAAGAGAATACGTAAGTAAATTATATAAGTTATATAAGTGCAAGCCCTATATAAATAGGGAGTTTTTATCTTCGATACAAATACGAGCCCCTCACAAAGTGTACTCGGTGATtggtttcaaatttttttttaagttcttaGTTAtgtcaataaaattttatttttagagttTAGAGGTTGATTATAATATTAaacatagaaaaattaaattgaaaaaaaaatcggACATTAAGGGAGTATACAAGTAAGGTATCTAggatatcaaaaatattttttaaaataaaataataataatcttaacTGTCACGAACCTAGAACCATTGGTTCCGAATCTTGATCAAATTTACGTGATATAAAACTTTACTTGATTAATTTACAACTAATTTGACTCAAAAGCTAACCTCTAACGTATTCGtcttaaaaaatatacattatTAGACGACCATTAGATCTTTCTAATTcaattattttttgttattttcaTAATTCAAATGTCCAAGCCTCATTAATCTCAAAAAGTAGACTATCTTCCATACCAAACTTTTCGGTCCTATAAAATTTTCTATGCCaaggtaaataaaaaaaatactcaaaGCCTAATATCTTATAATTATATGTcctatttagaaaaaaatattccTATAAATATATCGTAACTATAAAATTTTCTATGTCAAAGTAAATCAAAAAATATTCAAAGCCTAACATTCTGTAATTATATGTCctattcagaaaaaaaaaatatttctataaaTACATCATATAACACACAGATGCCCTATAACAATTTGGCACTCTTCAACTGCACTTTAACTTCCGCTACATTATAAGTAACTAGAGGGCTAGACAATTAGACAATCTACCTACTTGATTGGCCATCGaataaattaaaacataatttatatacatttaaaaaTCAACCTCCAACGTATTAATAGATTCAAATgttaattttcttatttattctcCTAAATAGTTTACCACTTCCACTCTACTTTTAACCTTAAGATGGGATAAAATAAATGTTTTTATTCAATCATGTGTAAATAATTTCAGGAGATAATTATATCACCAAAAAAGTATTCGACAAGCAAATTACTAGAAATATTAAAGTCATTAAACAATACAAATATCCAATTGCTCCCTGCCTTAGtctaaaagaaaaaacaaaaaacaaaagtaGGAATAGCACGTGAAACCGTTTGATCTGGTTGAATGCAAGTTAATTAATCTTTTCCAACGCCTGAAGGACGTCGGCCTTTAGATCTTCAAAATCCTCAACTCCAAAACTGAACCTCACCAGATTGTCCTTGATTCCGTACATGGCTACCCTTTCTGATTCACTAATGTCCCTGCACATGTAAATGAGTCAGGATCGAAGGAAACAAAGTATTTCTTTGGCTAGATTTCGAATCGACTATGGCTTTATTTAGTTCTGAAGCAAAAAATTTTACGCCTGAAACATGAATATTACCAGTAAGACATGATGGCAGGTTGGTCGACTATACTCTCGCAGCCTCCGAATGAAGGGGCGATGTAAGGTATCTTCAAAGAATCAACGAATTTCTTAGTAGTTTCCAGGTCTCCAGCCATCTGTATCATGAATGAATGTGTAAGTTCTGAAATAACATGAATCTGCAGATGCAGCTGATGCGTAtaaaggctcgaggatcgaacCTCGAAACTGACGACACCACCAAAACCAGCCATTTGACGCTTGGCGATGTGATGCTCAGGATGACTTTGCAAGCCTGGATAATAAACTCGGATTATCTGGGAAATGAAGTACAGTAGGTTAGATCTGTGGCAAATGAACCACAATTTACTGCAAAGTGACATGAAAGACAGTTCTGTTGATTCACAACTTAGGTATAACTATTGAATCGTTATGACGGCGGGTCATATTTGTTCATACAGTTGATTCTAGCAATAAGAACACTAGTTCAGCTCCACATCGCTAATACTGAGCAACTGAGTTGATTGTGTTAGCTTTAGGTTTTGATTGGTTACTACAGTCAAACTCAGGTTCTGACATTCTATGCCATGCGATTAAATCTACAAAAGTAGTGAATCAAATTTCTCACTATATCAACTTCTTGCATATAAGACAcaagaaaacaaggaaagttgCAAAGTGACATGAATGACAATTCTGTTGATTCACAACTTAGGCATAAGCATTGAATCGTTATGGTGGCTTGTCATATTTGTTCATATAGTTGATTCTGGCAAAAAGAACACTAGTCTAGTTCCACATCGCTAATAGTGAGCGACTGAGTTGAGTGTGTTAGCTTTAGGTTTTGAATGGTGTACTACAGTTAAACTCGGGTTCTAACATTCTATGCTATGGTGATTAAATCAACAAAAGTAGTGAATCAAATTTATCACTATAGGACAcaagaaaacaaggaaagttgCCCAGAAAAGCCAATTATTTAGTCGCACAGATCTCTAGGTAAGAAGGGAAGCTCAATTACAAAATTCTCTAGCATACGTCAGATTCTGAGATAAGAACCACTTAACACAGTAATTACTAATCCTTAAAGACAATCAGAGACTTGCAATTGGACCACTAAAGCAGCAAGTAATAATCATTAAAACAATGTGTTGTGCATCCCCTGTGATACATCAAATATTAGGTAGGTGGACTGTGCTCCCATCTGCAGGAAAAATGTAACATAGCAACTGAACAGATGGTGTTGGAGGCTTGCGTAGAGCCATTATATAAGCCCAGATATTCCTACTATCCTACACACTCCTTTAATATTGTTAACCCTAAAAGAAGTTCACTCATTTGATTACTATAAAGTGGAACCTGCTGTGAACATTAGGGAAAGGTAAGGGTATAGGAAGAGATGTAACTGCAAATCTGACGGGAGATATAAGGGCTCGTTGTCTTGAGAAATCATTCTTTAAAAGGGTATTATTTTAAGGAACACAtcatttgcaataaataaaatctcctttagaGGTCCTGAGATCCACAGAATCCAAAGCTTTGCAAGGTTATGCATTGGAGGTTTTTAGATGGAGAAGACATTTGCAAGATGATCTCATAAACGGAAGATATTGAGATTGACAAATAGTAGAAATTTTAAGTTATCAGATACCTGATAGTTAATGTATTGCTAGAGCAAAATTTTGAAAGTGAAGGTAATAAAGTGTTAATCATTCACAAATAGGTTTTTACTCTCACCCAAGATTTAGTCATCATCACCATCGTCAAGTTGTGTTTTCCCCAACTATTCAAACTCACCTACCTAAATCTTATGCCTCTATTCCGTTGAGCTCTATATTAGGCTTTATTACAAGTAacattcaatttaaaatttaaaaatatttttcattaaatTAACTAATCTTTTTCAACCTCCTTCAAACCCCAACACTTTCCACTCAAACATATTCAATTCTTTTAACTATAGACTCTTGGTTGCCTTTGaatgaaattgatatttaattttcCAAGAAGGATATGAAAAGTGTATTTTGATCAACTTTATGAATAGGGATAGATCTAACCCAAGAAATCAAGTTTTAGTAGGTTGGTATTTGTTACATGATAAAAGTCATGAAATAATCTCACTTATTTGCAAAGAGGAAAAAGGAAAGAGGGCTAATACTAATACTCACAATACATCAACTCAGGTTAAGCCCATTCTATGcctaaaaaaaactttcaaatatACATGAAAAAAGGGGAGGTTACATACCTTAGGATGTTCCTCTAAAAGTTGGGCCATCCTAAGTGCTGTACTATTCTGCTCCTTTACACGAAGATGCAATGTCTTCATGCCTCGAAGAATCAAATATGCGGCATTCTGGAAAGCATATTACATCAACAGAGTGgattttaaatttctaaaacaTTTGTTTGTAAAGATAACATGCAATAACCACTAGTTTAGACAAGTTTGTGAAAATTATTGATCGCCAATTATTAACTTACACATATTGCGCTAGGGAGTTAGATAATTTACACATGGTATTCAATTTTTtccaaagaaaaaaataatagaaactaaTGTATTACTCTCACCTGTAGAATGACAGGAGCTACTATGTAGTTTGCAgggggaaaaaaaaaggaaaatatataACAGAGAAAGTTGTATATGTCCTCTTAAATCTGAACGTCTGAAACTAGCAATTGACTTTGTGAACAAAATTATCCGATCCAATGGATATTTCACTTACAGGATTAAGAACACCACCTACAACATGATGATACAGGCGAATTTTGGAGATAAGCTCCTCTGAACCACTGATGCAGCCACCAATAACCTATAAAGAAAGTAATCTCAATAACAGAAATGAAGATCACAAAAGATTAAATCTTCTGCAGTATTCAATTACATCATTGTGACCAGCAATAAATTTTGTAGCAGAATTCAAAACTAGATCAGCTCCCAGAGTCAAGGCCTTCTGATTGATAGGTGAAGCAAAGGTACTGTCTATGCAAACCAAGGCTCCTTTGTTGTGGCAAAGTTGTGaaaccaactcaatatcaacACATCGGAGGAATGGATTGGTTGGAGATTCTGAAAAGAAAAGAGATACCTGTACACAACAAGTAATATTAATAGCAATGCAATGAGAGAGAACCATAAAAACATAATGAATACATCAAAAACCGAGAATATTGAACACTAGCGTTTTTCTCACAaagcataataaacatatcaAATACAGTGAATGTCAAACAGCATTGCTTCTCACATTATTTTGATCCAGTGCACTTTCCAGAGAACCAATGTCAGCAGGATCAATAATCGTAACCTGTAtttgaaaaataacaaaaaatcaAAGACATAGTAGACAAAGAAAATTGTTGTGCCAGCACACGCGTGTAAAAACTAAGATAGACACGTGACCGCAAGTATTAAGTCTTCTTTGTATATTCATCATCTCCATGGCACAGATGCATAGGTATAAATTTTAGAAGACATTCAAATACTACAAAACATTAAATGAAAAAATTTCACATATGCACATAGGTTTGAAAATATACCGAAATTCCCTTCTTGGGAAGTTCATTCTGAATGAAAATTCTAGTTTTTCGATAGCAGTCGGTGGTGATCACAATATGCCCACCAGCAGGAACTAGAGTAGACAGCAAGGCCACACTAGCATACATGCCAGACGATACAAACACAGTGGATTCAGCAATTTCCAGGGCACTGCTCCAGCAAAGAAACAGACATCAATATACCAGGTATTTTCAACAGTTAAGTGAAATACGCATGATGCAGAAGAATTGCCAACCTCATTTTCTCCTCCAATGCCTGTGTAGTAGGATTACCATACCTTCCATACTCAAAACTAGTATGTCTCTTTTCCTACATAAGCAAGATATAGATTTTGAGAATCATGGCATTAAATAATGAACAAAAAAAATGGAACAATCATAAAAGTTGTTTAACAAAAAAGGGAAgtctggtgcacgaagctcccgccatgcgaggtcccggagaaggatccattgtacttAAAAGTTGTTTAACAAACGGTTGATAAATTGATCCAAACCTTAAAATCAATCAGCTCGTCTGAATTGTTGAACCAGTAAGCAGAGGTATTAACAACAGGAGTGGTAATAGCATCTGTGATTATACCACGTCCATATCTCTCACCTACAATACCATAACAAATCATCAGCACTTGTTTGGAAGCATCAACTTATATGGAATTTGGGACTCCTTTCTAATATTATACTAACATAACtaagaattaaattttaatatttatcaaaaaattaagattttaagATCCGATCAAAATTGGATTTGTGTTGATGACTCTCAGGGTATTATAATGCCAAATATACACTTCATCTATGATTCCaaacatgataaatgaatttTCAATTCGCATTTTCTCATTTAATTGCAAACATAATAATTACGATTACATTTTTTTAGGAATCTAGGTATTGAAATTCTCTTCCAACAGGAATTGGTTCAAGACCAGATGAAATCAATCCATCAGATCATGAAAGTGAATGTTGTAAACcgaaaaaaaaatcagttagaagAATGTCATTTTTGAATGTTTAAAAAAGGAATTCTTCGAAGGGTTAAAGTCACATCCTTTTCTCTGTTTATAGATGGAAACAATCATAAAAAGTATCTAGCTAAGGCAGCAGCATTTCGAACTAAGAATATTCATCTTTTAACATAAAAATCTAAGATaatgaaaggaaagagaaaaaagaaacaaTTGATCAAATGATCAAATGGGCAAACAGTCAAGATCAGTCACCAGCATGAACCGCGAGACTCCCGTCGAAACTGAGCGTCGCTGTAACTTTCGCAGCAGAGGGAGAAACCTTCGCCTTTCCCGCCGCCAGAGTCTGTGACTCCACGGGACTGGTTAGGATCTCCGAGACACCAACGCCGATGGCGCTATCCAACACGGCTTCGGGTGCCACAACAGCGTCCGCGGAGGCCGCGGATCGTGGGGCCTCGAACGACGACGAGCTGTTCGACCACGAAGCCGCGACGATCTGCGCGACCCCGATGTTGCTGCAGTTACGGCGAGCCTTGTTGCTCAGCTGGCGCACGAAGTTGGGGGGGAACCGCGGGATCGGGGCGGAGAAGACTCGAGGAACGCTGGAAGACGCCGATCCGCGGTCGCCCGCGGAGGAGGCCGCAAGAGAGACGAGCGAAGAGGGGAAGAAAGCGGAGGAGACGGACATAGCTCGCGGAATCAACAAGATTGGATGTCTCGTTCTCGATCTTCCCATTTATAGAAAACGGAGGCAAAGATGATAACATCATCCCCGACTTGAGACACGACTTAGTGAGCGGCGTCACATGCATCATCATTATGCTGTGACCTAACTAAAAAAATAGAAACGACAAGCAGTGGGACCCGATGATTACGTGGCATCATTGGGTCTTAGTTCATTCTCACTCGATAAAAGGCCACTTGAATACGATATACCCAACTTCATAGAAACCTAGACAAAGGTGGGACCCATTTATGGAGTGCTGGGTGAAAAGAACCAGAATTGAGATTCAGTGCGGTGAGGTTTACCGCATACTTTAAACTGCTACATGGTATTGACCCACAAAGATAAACATAAATGACTctcacttaattatttaacaaactttaaatggctaatggtaatataatataatataataacgTGACATCCATCCTACGTCTCTGTATCatcgatttttttatttttttattttttaagttttcaattataaaaattatatttactaTTATAATCCAACTCTTTATTAttcataaaagtaaaaaaaaaaactctttaatcactattccaaagactaataatcattcataatttatcttttttCATATTAATCCTACGACGAATTGACGGAGACATTGAAGATGAATATATTCATCTTTtactattataaaaataaaaaataaaacaaagacaGTCAAACCATTgttaacattttttaaaataatagataAATAATAAAAAGTTTTGAAGAGCAACTCCATAACCCACATAATGAGATAATTACCAGTGCAATTTATTTTGCTTAAGTGAGTGTTGAAATATTTCATGGTTCtctgtgtttttttttatataacaaATAGCAATCAATGCTTTCACAGTTAAAAATCCTCCAAAAGCTCCTTAAACAAGGCAAATAAAAAATCTCACACATTTGTCCATTATAAAATCCTTTCAATAACCTTTTTTCTTACCCCTtgcattatatatatttcttataTCATCTCCATATTttacattatatataattaaatttttataaaatttaaattcacaaATTACTAATTTAAGATAacattaataacaattaaaaattAACCTTCcctaacttttcttttttgaaaaattttatcaaaaatcacTTAATCCATCAAATGTGTTCCTCGAATAACATTTATTCGTACAAATAAAAGATTAGTAAGACAaaagaaaaaaactaaaaaagttagtaaattaaataataaaatttaggttttgatatttgcactaaaaaaaaataggggttcaaaaacttattttaaaaatagaatttaaaatgtgttttaaattttgataaattaatacatatttgaaattgaatttataTTTGTCAAAAGAAAatctgtttaaaaaattaaatagaaaaatatctgttttaaatttatataaaatagaaAG
Coding sequences:
- the LOC122046789 gene encoding cystathionine gamma-synthase 1, chloroplastic-like, which produces MSVSSAFFPSSLVSLAASSAGDRGSASSSVPRVFSAPIPRFPPNFVRQLSNKARRNCSNIGVAQIVAASWSNSSSSFEAPRSAASADAVVAPEAVLDSAIGVGVSEILTSPVESQTLAAGKAKVSPSAAKVTATLSFDGSLAVHAGERYGRGIITDAITTPVVNTSAYWFNNSDELIDFKEKRHTSFEYGRYGNPTTQALEEKMSALEIAESTVFVSSGMYASVALLSTLVPAGGHIVITTDCYRKTRIFIQNELPKKGISVTIIDPADIGSLESALDQNNVSLFFSESPTNPFLRCVDIELVSQLCHNKGALVCIDSTFASPINQKALTLGADLVLNSATKFIAGHNDVIGGCISGSEELISKIRLYHHVVGGVLNPNAAYLILRGMKTLHLRVKEQNSTALRMAQLLEEHPKIIRVYYPGLQSHPEHHIAKRQMAGFGGVVSFEMAGDLETTKKFVDSLKIPYIAPSFGGCESIVDQPAIMSYWDISESERVAMYGIKDNLVRFSFGVEDFEDLKADVLQALEKIN